The DNA region ttttctttgccttACTCCAAATTTCACACTTACAATTCGTTGTATCtgtcttcttctctctttttttcattgcTTAATAATTGAGTTTGCATCACCTAAGTACAACTAACCAAAGTCGATGTAGATTCAACACTTGaactttcattttaatctttactacTTCAGATAAAATTGATATACTTGTCAATATGTTAACACAGGGGCAGGCCAGCTGTTATCAACTGGTTCTAGAACTGCATTTCACACGTTGtgataatcaaataattaaaaataatatctctACTAGATCTGTAAGAGCAATCAACCGACACAGTGATGCACTGTACGGACATTTtcacaaattaattaaacatccTTTTCCGGCACCAACTTTGCTGTTTGAGTAAGGAAGAGCTTGTGAATtatctgtttttttaattagttgctCTCATATGTTCATTCTTTACAGAAATACCTCTATCACATTCACACGTTAGGTTTCTTGTGTGATTATCAACTATATCTGttctcattaattaattagacagTCTAATAATCAGgtttaagaaataagaaaaacctTTCCTCTATTCCTAGCAAGTAATTATCTTTGGAAGACAATGAATTTTTCCCTCACACCTCTCAAATCTCACCAATCatctttttcaataaatttacgTTGACGACTATAaccaacccataaacacaaaaaGGATATTCTCTCTTTACGTACACATTGTGATGCCACCCTCACTGCACCAGCGTGCACTGTATGGACTTTGACAGAGTAATTTCAAACTACGAGCCGACACTACTTCAGCATCATACCAAAACTTGCATTGCAACCACTCTCACATCGGCTCACAAACCACAAACAAGGAAGCAATATTGAAGCTTCGTGGGATTTGATGtatataattgaaattattttctttttattaattctcGTCTTAATTTATATATGGTTTGAGTTATATGCATTTGATTAACTCTACAAGAATTGATGGACTTTATTTAGTGAGATTTGGGAGAGGTGTAGGGGATTGTGAGGAAACTGTTCATAATATTCAGATTTGGATGGGGTTATTTAAGAGAAAATAGGCTATGCACATGATTATTAAACTCTTACGTaaatttaacaacaaaaaatagaaaaaggaggtaaaatgaataattaaggTAAGTATGTTTAAAATTTTGCCTTTTTCCGACTGTTACGGATGAACATATATGCACGAGACTTATTCTCATGGGAGCCCAACTTGAACCATATTCTTGGACCCCATTATTGAACTCAAGTTGATAAAGGGAAATATAAACACTGCATTCgtccaaaattatttttacacctcttttttattagttgcatcatcttttatttattttgattttttttataagttattccTCTCTAATCTTAAAGTGAGTCACAAATCAGTTtccaaatatttaatactttttaaaattaaatttcagaagactatttaaaaatgtttaggAAGTTTAATTCCCAAATATACAACAGCATACTTATCTTGTTTAAATAgggtaattttgaaataataattaaaaataaaatatagtataattataattaacaaaaagaGCAGTGTAAAAAGTAGCCACAGTCTTACTCACCCATGAGCCCAACCTTGCTTCTAGTTTTAACTTGAAGTCCATCTAAGACCAAAATATTGAACCCATACCCACTTAATCAGAACTCACAaccagaaataaaataaagtctaCCTGTTAAACTCaggaaaaagttaattttatcattctacaaatttttttatgaccgcattttacaaattttgttcACTGGTAAATAATGCGTACACGATACACGTCGTTGTAGAATTCGAACAATATTCAATGGTAAACTAATGCTTTGTGGGTGGAAAAAACGCACTTGACAATGAGAAAGACTTCACTGGACACAAACCCTAAAAGTGACGTGTTAAGCACATCCTATAAGATATTGCCatctcatttaaaatattataaattaataacaataaaataatattaaaaaggaaatCCTTTGTACCCGCTCGCTCGCCATTTTTGTTTCTCAGTGCATTCGtgttccaccatcttctctatttttttttttaacagccaTATTCTctaattatcttaaatttttgtCGATTGTTGAAGTTACACTTCCTCACGAACACTCTGGACTTTATAAAAATACTGAagtttataaataacaaaactaAGACTTGCATTCACTCTGTATGTTCCTATTAAGATTCGAAAATTCAACTTCAAGCTTTCCAATTGTAAAATACTTTCCTGAGTTGCATTGAAACTAGAAAAGTGCATATTTTTTGTACACTCACTGATTCTCCTTCAATTTGAATTGTTTAATCACTGACATCATGCATTGCTCTGtctacaataaattaaaaatccatGTTCATGCTTTCTAATACTGTAAAATAGTTTCCCCAATTGTGTTAAAGCCGGAAGAATGTCTATTTCTGGTACACTCAATTTCTGAGAATACCACACCAGGAGCCCGCAACACACTCTGCTTTAAGAGTAGACATATGCCACACAGTTCCAAAATCAAACAAGACAGGATTGCTGATATGAAGAAAAGATCAAAGTGTTATGTAATATAAAACTTCATTGATGTGATATGTAATATAAAACTTTTACAACATTCTAGGCAAATAAACCCATAAACCCCTTTTACAACCATTAaactaaatttcaaatttaaaacttttacatTATAGTGTGGAAGTAAACCCATGAGGTTCAGTCCTTTTACAACCATTGAAACCTATCATGAGTAGCTTCTGGCATTGATCTTTTTACAATCGTTGGACCTTTATGCAGTAACTTCTGGGATATGCAAAAGATTCAGGTACCAGCGAACAATAGAAGTAGTAAAAGATAGCCAGCATTTCATCGAACACCTTGTGTTCGTTGCTATAATCACCTTTGACAATCAAACAGTAGAGCATCAAAATGTCATTGGTGATAACAAtgggagaaaaagaaggaacaaAGAAAAACAGGCAGTGAAGAGATAAGTTGAGAGTCCGTGAGAAGGATGAGGGGGAGTTGTGAGCGATGCAGATGGAATGCcttagtttttctttctttaatttattattactattattttatcgTTAAATATTTTGTAACATTTCAAATGACGCGATCACACTCTATTCGTTGTTGTTGTGTCTAACACGTCACTTTTAACCCATTTCAGAGCTCCATATATGTACATTTCAACAATGGGATGCATGTTATGATCCGTGCCTTGGTTAGTTGAGTTGAGGCAATCTTGTTCCATTGAGTGACTGAAGCACCTTCAAAATCGTTTCACGAAATTAGCATTACACAGGGAAGAAAGGGTTTAACCATAACTGGAATGTTTTTCTGTACAATTAACTAAATAATCAACACGAGTTCGAATCACGCTCCTCTCCACAAAACCGAAGACAACATGTACAGCACTGATATAAAAATCTAGGAGGAAAAACTTGAAGCTTTTTACAAATGAAAATTCAGAAGAATCTGCAAGAAGCTTTAAACTAGTTCTACACTAATGTTCTTGGGAAATGGAAATGTGATAGGCAATCACATGAGAATGTCACCTTCCAGCATCCTGAgcacctatatatatatgtatgagaaAGTATAAAACAATGAGTGAGGGGTGAACATTGGTTCAGGATAAAATTTGTTGAtaagtaaaatgaattaattttccaACCTGAGACATTCTTGGCCTTAAATGAGGATCCCGTCCGATGCACAAAGAGGAACATTTCAGCATGCGATAAACCTCTTGATCAACATAGCAGTTCCTTAAGCTCGGATCTATTAGTTTATAAGTAGCTTGTTTTTCAAGCAATGGGCGTGCCTATGAAGACATTTGAAGTGAACCACAAGCAATAATTTTAAGTGTTTGTTTTCAAACATCATAAGAAAAACTGTTAAACTAGAATATGTAGTCAACATTTTCAGATATCAATAAAATCTTACCCATTCACTTAGGCATTGCTGGCCCTTGGGCCGATTTATATCCACTGCTTTCCGTCCTGTGACAAGCTCCAGTAATACTATCCCAAACGAGTACACGTCAGCTTTTTCAGTAATTTGACCACTTTGAGCATATTCTGGCGCCAAATACCTGTGAATAACCAAGGCTTACATCATCATTTTTTACAactaatcaaaagaaaatgggaAAAAAGACATTGGCACTACCCAAATGTTCCTATGACCCTGGTTTCCACACCCATGTCTCCATCTGGCTGCCACCTTGCTAGTCCAAAATCTCCTACCTAAAATTATTTGAGACATTTCATATTTTCAAACATACCTAAAAGCATAGTTATGAACATATTGCTTCATAGAAAGCAATCTTCAAACAGAAGTAAGTCATTGCTGTATAAAGCATATGAAACCATTAATGTGAACACTCATCAGTCCATTTTTGAAATTGAAGAATAAGACGTACTAAAGCTTCAAAATCATGAGTGAGGAGAATATTGTTAGGCCGCATGTCACGGTGCACAATACAACCCACTCTACATTCTTCGTGAAGGTATCTCAAGCCACGAGCTGCTCCAACTGCAATCTTTTGCCTAGCAGACCATTCCAGTACGCTCTCCTTTCGTCCTGCAAATTCAAATAATCCCTTAAATATCCctattttttttgctatataAATCAATGAGTTTTAATACACTATCAGTGTAAAGATTAACCAATCAAAATAATAGGTATGACATTTAAGatagtgtaaaaaaatgtttacactGTTAGTGCATTCTAAATGAATTTGCCAAATCAACAAATATGGAAAAAGTGCATTGATGACACTGGTACTTCATGAGATATTTGATTGCTACACATTCACAGAAGGACGGCCAATCAAAAGACATTTTATGAAGATTATGATGACAACCCTCGACTAAGGTTGAATAAAGATCATGGGAGAGAAATTTTCATTAGGGAGTATAATGGTAATTAACTTGTCAGATTATTTCACCTGCAAAGATATGTAGTATGGGTAAAGCtagaaatgaaaagaagaacAGAAGTCTCCACAGCCGGTTATGAATGTagcgaaaaaaaaatcaaggattCAAAGGAATTTACTGTAGATATGAGAATCCAGAGAGCCATTGCAGATGTACTCATAAACTAGCAATCTCCTTCCATCCTCCACACAAAACCCAATTAACATCACAACATTGCGATGTTGTGCACAGCTTAAGACCTCTACTTCTGAGCAAAACTCTTTATCTCCTTGAGTACTGGCTAATTTATACTGCTTGACAGCAATTACTTGCCCATCAGGCAGGACACCGCGGTGTACAGAACCAAAACCACCTTCTGCCAAGAAGTTTGCTTGCGAAAAACCACCTGTGGCAAGTTGCAATTCAGCAAATGTAAACCACCTTGGTGGATTGCCAAACACAGGAGCCTTGTGCTGACAAATGGAGCACAATGGGGGAGgtccaggagctgaagttttaGATAGTGAAATTGCTTCTCTAACACTTTTGCTTAAGTTCACATCAAGTTTACAATTGAGCATCCCTAGGATAGGATCCTGATCCAACTTTGAGAATTTCTGAAGCAAAGTTTCATAGGCAGTAGCTAAAGTCTTGTCACTAGATCTTTGCATGTTCTCATGTTTTGAGTAATCACCATCCATGCAAATTACATTTGCAATCCATGGCTGAAAATATGAGCTCTTGGATGACATACTTAGCTTTTCACTCTCAGAGTCAGACTCAATATCCTCCAGGTTTGTCAGTCCCTCGTGAACAAAGGTAAAACCTCTCCTTTGTCTTTCATGATTGTCGGAGTGGAAAAATGGTGAAGTTGCAGGGTCTGAGCTCGATATGGATGATGTTCCAATATCAGTTGCAGTCAGTAGTGGTGACCCTTGCTCAGGACTACTAGCAGGAGTAACAGCTGGACCTCTAATTATATCTGCATGTTCAGAGTTGTCTTTGAAGTTTGAAAGTGCCAATGGACAAGCCATGTTTAGTTCCATCTTAGACGAACTGTTCAAATTCAAGCGCAGAATCTTTGGCCTAGACCGCTTCATAATTACAATATTGCAATGCAGCTGCTCCATGCAGTCTTTCTTTTCAAGCTTCAATTTTCTGAAATTGTGGAAGAATAGATAATTGCTGTTCAGTCCATAAGTAATTAAGGCAATTTCACAGCAGGTACAATCTTATATCAATGGCATTGCATATTAAGTTATGAAACAACACAGTTTTTAACAGAGAAATTGAAATACAAAAGTATTCATTATTACTTGTCCAATATAACCCAGCTTGACTGGACTCTCTTGGCTTCAGCAGCAACAGCTCCGGATAAAGAACCAGAAAGAATCTTCACTCTGATTTTTATCTGTGTAAATATTTGACAGTTTAGAATAAGGAAAGTAACTTATATCTGGAAGTTATTACACTTTGACGTTCAAACCTTCTCGGGATCATAAAAATCATGGAGTTGAAGTACTAATTGAGAACAGGAATCTGTAATAACTTCTTTCTGATCTGAAATAGTTCCTAAACTGGATCTCCAATGACTCGAGGCACAATCAGTAGTAAATCTTGAAAGTCCCCATACCCTCTTGCCTGCAAAATGCACAGATTATCGTCAATCATGAAATGAACCTCCTTACCGGAATGAGTAGAAAAGGTTTCTGGATTGTTCAGATCTCAAGCAACTCTTAAGGTCCTAAAGCCTCACatatttgaaagttgaaaactGAATTGTGTAAAATGTGATGttcttaactttattttttatttttttatctcagcTTTATAAAGCCATTAAGTGTGACATAAATTGAATAAAGTAACTAACAGGCTGCCTAAGCAGATGgagaaaaattgaaagaaaagaatCAATACTTGAGGAAAGAGGCGGAATGAGAACCAACAGCTTAATGCAATCCCCTGGCTGAACAACATGAGTCAAAGCCCACACCAAAGCATTCCTTGAAATATCTCTAGAAGCTTTTACTGCAACCACAACCACTTTACCGGTACCCATCTCTTCTTCATGTTCATGACGACCCTTTTGGCTGCTCATCTCAAATTTCTCAGCTTGCAACCCCAAAAGCCATCTGAAACGCTGAATCGGCCAAAATATTGCAACTTTACTGCAATGAACAGTGACAATAAACACCCTCGGAAACCAATGTTCTTCTTTTGCGTCACCCAGAGCCAGAAGAGAAAAAGTAGAAGGCCACACACACTTCAAGGCACTTTAGTAAAACAACCTTCCCGTTAAagcgcacacacacacaagtgaaaaaaaaatccacgtTTTAACAGCGAGCAACAGTGTTTGTTACGTTACATTTCATAAAATTACAAACCGAGGATACCTATTTCACGTTGAATGCGTCAGGCTATGGAAACAGATTCCGTTACCCCATTTCTTATTATTAGCATTTTCTTCTGACATTTTGTGCATAATGATTGAGACACGAAGCgcctttgaaaattgaaattaaaaaagggATAATTTCAATTAAGTAAGGACACGAAGAAATGGACAATTTATAGGTGAGAGTGTAGAGACAAATCCTGTTCACTAATCccaaaattgaatgaaaaaaggTTCATGTCATATTAATCATGTTAACCACTGAATTGTTAGGAACCCACAAAAGTTCAAGCCATTTTCAGTTACCGAAAATTATGAGAATGAAAAAGGTAATGGATGATGAATGAGCAGTGTAAAATATGTCGCTTGAACCGAGGGAAATGGATATTAAAAGTAGTACTAGTAAGTTAGTACTAGTAGTATTATTACTGGCAAGTGATAACAAAGGTTTTACTTAGAAATCACTCTCCATAGTTGTCAAATAGGGTGACATTGATGACATGacatgtgaaatttttttactagtGGTGTGGTACCATTCTTGTGCAAGTCTCTTTGAAAGTTCCAATTATTAAGATTATTTATATTGGGCACGAAATTACACCTCACGTCAATCCCCACTCCACATTTGGCACAACAAGGTGCAATAAAATACAAATCTAGGAAGAGCTGAATTGAAAATGTTGCTTTCATATAAGTGGGAAGGTGCCAATTGTTATAATCATTAACTGGAGAAAACTTTTCCCTACTGAATACAAATGCAGTAGTACTAAATAGGATGGCCTAAGGCCACGATTGACTATATGGCCATTTTGTTTGCtatgtatataatataatgaGCCAACAAAAGATACGCACTGGAAAGTGAAAGGGTAATGTTATAATAATGCATATGCATCTTTAATGGACGATATCTGCACTGTGGTTTTATACCAATCGGGTTAGACTTGGCACAAGCTTTGTCTCAGGCGAGTTATGTGTTCTCACATGTAGTAATGCTTTATCGTGAGTTCATTAATGATACTGTGCACTGTCGATTTATCAATTGTTATTCTTccaatccaaacaaaacaataatagtactttgttttgttttccctttCGTCAACGAACTTACAATTTATAAAGACCTCCATAAGataccaaaaataaattaaagatataagtaatttaataattatagagAAGGTAATAAGTACTTGTTTAAGTAGGGTATCAAAGTATCCATGCTAATAATAGATTCGAACCCATGTGCAGGTAAATAACAACTTTTAGTGTCCATATTCATACTTAAATATACTTAAAAACCTACAACACATATTTTAATgtactattttttaacaaattaataaaatagaaaaatcattttagtataaattatttcatatgaaaataaataaattaagtttacaatatcataattcaaaaacatatttaacgaTCTTTcaaatcataattataaaatataacaaatattaattatataattttagaatttaattaatatgtatttttagCATATGCAAGTAAATGAGGTACAATTTAATGATTAACTGAAACGatatttaaagtatttaattttagaaaataaaatttaaagattagttaggataaaattaaaactcaaaatgtctattttattaaaaataataattaatagtcaacactaaaataaaattaaaatttaatagtttatttttaaaatataaatttaaatacttttttttcgtAATTTAAATATACTCCTTGTTGTATGGCATGGACAGAATCCATGGTTGCTTTCTTTTATATATGCTTGGGAAACGTGAGTAACATTGTATTATGTATATGTCTGCATGTTAGCCACACATGGGATGGGGAACATGGCACAGTTGTTGAGCTTGTCGCTTTCCTTATAGCTGATCAGAATTCAGAATCGGTGGAATTCATATCTTAGAAgccaaattttctttttacagaAAAGCAACCATATTTCGAATtggttttttaatataacttaaaattaaCGCTGTTTATCTGTGagataagaataagaataaaaagaagtgaaaagaatagaaaaaaattgaaaaaataaagttatatttttaatcagtaAAAAAGAGAACttgtataaaaattgaaatacatAAGTTAATTATTGTTTCTGTTAGACGATTATCTGTTACTTGATTAacgaatttattttttacttttttttatcttttcaagtGTTAAGAAAACACCAAAATTCATTGTTAGTTCATTTTTCTCCCAAATCTCATCCGAAAGTGTGAAAAAATCACCCAAAAAGTGACAAAAACttacaatttttgaaaatatttagccatgaaaaattgtttaattcattttttgggAGTTTACCTatcacaaattatttaatttaatttatttgtaatcaATTTAGACGTATAAATTTGTTAGCCACTTTAGATTCTCATCTAAAGGAGATACCACctagaaacaaaaatattttttatttttatagggctaaattaataaaaaaaattataagaatgaaattaatactttttaatttttacatgactcaaaacatattttaccgtaaatttttttgttctcccatgttatgaaaaaaaaaaaaaaacaagatctTAACCCCCTTAAGTCAGTTCAATTAAGTTTAGGGACATGAATTGTAAATATGCAAATTTCATGTCCAATAGCGCATTCAGctccttttctattttctcgTCCTTCGCCTTTTTATGAGACCTATTATGAGCATTTTTCAAGGTTTTGCTAAGTGCTAGAAATCCGTGgaatataacattttttgtgATGCTTAATGCTACTTTATCCTGGGTCATGAGGCTTTTATTCTGCACAGTTTGAAGTCCTCATAGCAGAAACGAATTTATTTATCATGCTTAGCTAACGAATTTATAAACCGAGATGCCTAGTTCCCTTTTCTACGAATTACGGAATTCCTAGCAAAATTTAGGCTTATAGGTCAAATATATATAGTGGAAATCGTTTACACATCTACAGTTGTGTCATTAAGCTCATGTATGAGAGTCGGGAAGCTATGAAACCAATTTCTAAGATGCTTAATTAGGACCGCTGAACCGAACATTTGTAGGGTTCATCTTCTGCATTATGGCTGAAATTGTGAACCATTCTTGGTGGTGACATGAATTGTGAGTCAGAAGTGTCATCTCATTAAACATATATGAATGCATGATAAAAGTCATGATAACTTTTTTGTTCTATTGACCGAGGATTCGTATGCATATATTACTTTCACCAATCTTGCCTTTCACTTTGTGATGATGATATATCTGTTAAGCTAGGAGCTAAACGTTCAGACATGGTAAGATATCTCATTAGGTATAGGATTAAGTGTTGAGAATTACTCAGTTCTAAGAGTTCTTTTCTTATGGTAATTACTAGACTTAGGTATATTGACCTGCTGATTGTGAACTAAAATCTATTAAGGCCTTGTATTGTTACTACGACctgtgaaaatttaaaaaaaaaaaaaaaaaagttttctgtATCATCGAGTCAGA from Glycine soja cultivar W05 chromosome 8, ASM419377v2, whole genome shotgun sequence includes:
- the LOC114421120 gene encoding inactive protein kinase SELMODRAFT_444075-like codes for the protein MSSQKGRHEHEEEMGTGKVVVVAVKASRDISRNALVWALTHVVQPGDCIKLLVLIPPLSSSKRVWGLSRFTTDCASSHWRSSLGTISDQKEVITDSCSQLVLQLHDFYDPEKIKIRVKILSGSLSGAVAAEAKRVQSSWVILDKKLKLEKKDCMEQLHCNIVIMKRSRPKILRLNLNSSSKMELNMACPLALSNFKDNSEHADIIRGPAVTPASSPEQGSPLLTATDIGTSSISSSDPATSPFFHSDNHERQRRGFTFVHEGLTNLEDIESDSESEKLSMSSKSSYFQPWIANVICMDGDYSKHENMQRSSDKTLATAYETLLQKFSKLDQDPILGMLNCKLDVNLSKSVREAISLSKTSAPGPPPLCSICQHKAPVFGNPPRWFTFAELQLATGGFSQANFLAEGGFGSVHRGVLPDGQVIAVKQYKLASTQGDKEFCSEVEVLSCAQHRNVVMLIGFCVEDGRRLLVYEYICNGSLDSHIYRRKESVLEWSARQKIAVGAARGLRYLHEECRVGCIVHRDMRPNNILLTHDFEALVGDFGLARWQPDGDMGVETRVIGTFGYLAPEYAQSGQITEKADVYSFGIVLLELVTGRKAVDINRPKGQQCLSEWARPLLEKQATYKLIDPSLRNCYVDQEVYRMLKCSSLCIGRDPHLRPRMSQVLRMLEGDILM